Below is a window of Candidatus Atribacteria bacterium ADurb.Bin276 DNA.
GTGATAGGTAAACCGATTGAATTTCTTCTACCAGATGACTTTGAACCTCTCTTATTCCCTTGATACGAAGGATATCACGAGGATTAATCGGGCCTAAGGTCAAACGATCACCCGCTTTAACCTGAGCATTTTCATTAACCTTAATCCGAATATCAGGTGGAACTAAATAAGCCCGGGCCGATTGATCGGCTTCATCGTCATCAGGATGAACAATAATTTTTCTTCGGTTTCCAATGGTTTCAATCTTTTCTACTTCTCCATCGACATCGGATAGAATAGCGGCTTTTTTTGGTTTCCGAACTTCAAATAGCTGCTCTACTCGTGGGAGACCTTGGGTAATGTCTTCCCCCGCAATTCGAATCCCTCCGGTATGAAAGGTTCTCATAGTTAGCTGGGTGCCTGGTTCACCGATTGATTGGGCGGCAAGAATTCCAACCGACTCCCCAATATCAACTATTTTACCAGTCGCCAAGTTCCTTCCATAACATTTTGCACAGACTCCATACCGAGCTTTACAAGTAAGAACTGACCGAATTTTCAATTCTCGGATTTTATGTTCCTGAAGTTTCTGAATAACATCCTCATTAATTTCTTCACCGGCAGCCAGTAGAAGCTGATCAGTTCCGGGAACATAAACATCATTGAGAATCATCCGGCCTAAAACTCTTTCTTCAAAATATTCAATAATGTTATCGTTTTCGTCTTTTAAGTCTCCAATAATTATTCCGTCATCAGTTCCACAATCAATCTCTCGAACAATCATGTCTTGAGATACATCGACCAGCCTCCGAGTAAGATAACCTGATTTCGCCGTTCTTAGTGCCGTGTCAGCTAACCCTTTCCGAGCGCCATGGGTAGATATAAAGTATTCTAATACCCCTAAACCCTCACGGAAGTTCGCTCGAATTGGATATTCAATAATTCGACCAGAAGGATCAGCCATCAATCCTCGCATTCCTGCTAGCTGGCTGATCTGTCGAATACTCCCTCGAGCACCTGATTTTGCCATCATATTCACGGGATTAAAATCATCCAGTAATTCCAAAATAGCCTCAGCTACTTTGTTGGAAGCATCGGTCCAAATATCGATAACCGACTGCTCTCGCTCTTCTCCGGTAATCAGACCTTCGTTATAATGGTCGTTGGTATCGCCAACTCGCTGAGTAGCATCCTCAATGATTAAGAATTTTTTTTCTGGGATTTCCAAATCTACAACCCCGATACTGGTTCCCGATTGGGTGGCATAACGAAAACCCAATCTTTTAATTCGGTCAAGGGTTTCAACAGTGATTTGGTTTCCAAATTTTCTAAAACATAAATCAACGATATCCGATAGTTTCTTTTTGGTCATCGGATCATTGTAATAGGGCATCCCCTGAGGAAGAACCTGATTAAAAATAACTCGACCAATTGTCGTCATAGCTACATTAGAGTCTTTCTCCTGAACTTCCCGGATGAAAATCGGCTCATGAAGATCGACTTGTTTGTATTCAAAAGCCAGGAGTGCTTCATCCATATCGAGATATCGCTTCAGAATTGTTCCTTTGGATACTTTTTTCATCAAAGTTAGGTAGTAACAGCCTAACACCATATCTTGAGTTGGTACTGCTATCGGTCGACCTGATGCCGGAGAAAGGATATTGTGAGAAGAAAGCATCAAAATTTCCGATTCAGCTTGAGCTTCTGCAGAAAGCGGAACATGAACTGCCATCTGATCACCATCGAAATCGGCGTTAAAAGCTGGACAAACCATAGGATGAATATGAATGGCATTGCCTTCTACCAGCACTGGTTGAAAGGCTTGAACGCTCAACCGGTGAAGGGTTGGTGCTCGGTTCAGGAGAACTGGATGCTCAGCAATAACTTCTTCTAATACCTCCCAAACTTCATCGCGGGTTTTCTCTACCATTCTTTTGGCACTTTTAATATTATGAGCATGACCTTTATCAACTAAACCTTTCATAATAAAAGGCTTAAATAGTTCTAATGCCATTTTCTTGGGAAGTCCGCATTGATCGAAATTCAACTGAGGTCCGGCAACGATAACCGAACGACCGGAATAATCAACCCTTTTCCCTAATAAATTTTGGCGAAAACGACCTTTCTTTCCTCGCAACATATCGCTGAGTGATTTAAGCGGGCGATTGCCCGGTCCTAATACCGGACGTCCTCTCCGTCCATTATCAAATAATGCATCAACGGCTTCCTGAAGCATGCGTTTTTCATTTTTTACTATAATGTCAGGGGCTCCAAGCTGTAGCAATCTTTTCAAACGATTGTTTCGGTTAATCACTCTCCGATAGAGGTCATTCAAATCGGAGGTTGCAAACCGACCACCATCTAACTGGACCATGGGACGCAAATCGGGCGGAAGTACCGGAACCACTTCCAATATCATCCACTCCGGTCGATTTCCTGATTTACAAAAGGATTCGACGACTTGTAATCTCTTGATGATTTTCTTCGCCTTTTGACCGGTTGCTTCTTTGAGTTCTTTCCGCAAACTTCGAGCCAGAGTCTGAACATCCAAAGTTCTAAGAATCTCTCTGACTGCTTCGGCTCCAACGCCGCTTTTAAATTCGGTATCATATTGGGGAAGCAATTTCGCTTCGGTTTCTAATATCATTTGGGCTTTCTTTAAACCAGTTGATCCGGGATCGATAACCAGATAGCAAGGTTCCTCAGCAGTATCGGTCAAGATTTCTTCTTCAAAGAGGTCGCCATACACCTCACGCAATTGATAAACTTCCGATTCGGAAATTTCTTCATCCCGTTGGTAAGGAAAAACCCGAACATCGATCACTTCATAGCGATTATTTTCTAATTCTTCTATCGTAAAACTCTCTTTGTATTTTGTACGAAACCGAGTCAATTCCTTGGTGGAGAGTTCATCGCCAACCGAAAAGGGAAGACTGTGGACTTCGGTAATCCGATGAGCGGTCTCGGCTTTAAAGTTCGGATCATACTTTTGATGGATCCGGTATTCGGTGTCTCGTATAACAGTTTCTGGTTCAAGATCGGTCGAACCCGGTTCAATAACTTTATAGCAGTCTTCTTTTTTTCTTCCTGAGGCAAAATAGAGAACTTTCTCCAGGTTTTTGGGAAGAACACCCAAAAGGAGAGCCATTTTACTGGGAATACTTTTAAAATACCAAATGTGCGAAACCGGAGCAGCTAATTCGATATGTCCCAGACGGGCTCTTCTAACCGAAGATCGAGTGATTTCAACTCCACAACGGTCACAGACCACTCCTTTATGACGAATTCTTTTATACTTTCCGCAATAACATTCCCAGTCTTTGGTTGGACCAAAAATCTTCTCACAGAACAAACCGTCTTTTTCCGGTTTGAGGGTCCGATAATTAATGGTTTCGGGTTTTTTTACTTCTCCTCGAGACCATTTACGGATTTGCTCGGGAGAAGATAAACCAATTTGCATAGCTCCAAGATCATTGACATCTATCAAGGGTTTTTCCCCCTTCTTTTATTTTTTCTCTCGTCCCTGCAGATTAACTCCTAATCCAGGTATATCATCATCGGCATCTTCCATCTGTTCGATGGAAATTTCCTTTTTCCTGGAATCAAACACTTTCACATCGAGACACAAGCTTTGCAATTCCTTAACCAATACTTTAAATGATTCGGGAACCGACGGCTTGAGCACATTTTGACCTTTGACAATTGCTTCATAAGCTTTTACTCTTCCGACAATATCGTCGGATTTCACTGTCAGAATTTCTTGTAAAGTATAGGCAGCTCCGTATCCTTCCAGTGCCCATACTTCCATTTCTCCAAAACGCTGCCCGCCAAATTGGGCTTTACCTCCCAACGGCTGTTGGGTAACTAAAGAGTACGGTCCAGTTGAACGTGCATGAATCTTGGTTTCAACCAGGTGAGCAAGTTTCATCATATATATGTATCCAACTGTCACTTCATTGTCGAAAGGTTCACCAGTTCTTCCATCGAAAAGGATCACTTTTCCATGGGGGAGAAGATTAAACTCCGGCGATATCCTGTCGTCAAAAGCAAAAACCGGATAACGGTTTTCTTGACTGATGGTTACATCTTTCAAGGCTTCTAAAATCTCCGATTCTTTCGCTCCATCGAAAGGAGCACTGGCAATAAACATCCGTTCTTTATTGGCAACCCAACCCAAGTGAGTCTCTAAAATCTGCCCAATATTCATTCGAGAAGGAACTCCCAGTGGATTGAGAACAATGTCAACCGGTGTTCCATCGGGAAGGAAGGGCATGTCCTCCTCAGCAAGAATCCTGGCTATAACTCCTTTATTTCCATGACGACCAGCCATTTTATCGCCAACGGTAATTTTTCTTTTCTGGGCGACAAACACCTTAACCAGTTTATTGACTCCTGGTGCCAGTTCATCATCGTTTTCTCGAGAAAATACTTTAACATCAATAACTTTCCCATATTCTCCATGGGGAACCCGAAGGGATGTATCTCGAACTTCTCGGGCTTTTTCTCCAAATATTGCCCGAAGTAATCGCTCTTCGGGGGTAAGCTCGGTTTCTCCCTTGGGAGTAACCTTCCCTACCAAGATATCTCCTGGTTTTACATCAGCTCCAACTCGGATAATTCCTTCATCGTCTAGATTCCGAAGAATATCATCTCCTAAATTGGGAATGTCACGAGTAATTTCCTCTGGACCTAACTTGGTGTCTCGGGCTTCGATTTCATATTCTTCAATATGAACTGACGTGAAAACTTCTTCTTTAACCAATCGTTCGCTAATCAGAATGGCATCTTCGAAGTTCTCTCCTTCCCAGGGCATGAAAGCTACTAAGACATTTCTCCCTAAAGCAATCTCACCCATTGAAGTACAAGGCCCATCAGCAATAATCTGTCCAGCCTCAACATACTGCCCAACTCGAACGATCGGTTTTTGGTTGATACAGGTACTTTGGTTGGACCGCTGAAATTTTTCCAATTCATAGAGATCAATATCACCATCATCATTTTCAATTTCAATAAAAACTGAATCGACTTGCTTAACTACTCCACTATTTCGGCTAACAACTGTAGCACCTGAATCCTGAGCGACTTTGTATTCCATGCCCGTCCCAATAAGAGGGGGCTTGGAAACCAAAAGAGGAACCGCTTGTCGTTGCATGTTGGTTCCCATCAGAGCTCGGTTGGCATCATTGTGCTCTAAAAATGGAATGAGTGACGCTGAAGCACTGATGATCTGTTGAGGCGAAACATCAATAAAATCAACTTTTCTGCTTTCTACCTCAACAATTTTCGAACGGAAACGAACTACGACGTTTTCATCGCGTATCATCCCGTTCTCATCGATAACAGCATCGGAAGGCGCAATATGATAACGGTCTTCTTCATCAGCAGAAAGATACCTAATTTCATCGGTCAAATGTCGATTTTCAACTTTTAAATAGGGTGTCACAATAAAGCCATACTCATTGATCTTGGCATAGATACATAGAGAGGTAATCAAGCCAATGTTGGGTCCTTCGGGAGTTTCTATCGGACACATCCGCCCATAATGGGTATAATGGACATCACGAACTTCAAAACCTGCTCGTTCACGGCTCAAACCTCCAGGTCCTAAAGCACTTAACCGTCTTTTATGGGTTATTTCCGAAAGTGGATTGATTTGATCCATAAACTGGGAAAGAGGACTGCTTCCTAAAAATTCCTTGATAGCGGCTACCACTGGACGAACATTAATCAGGTTTTGAGGAGTAGCTGAATCGGTGTCGGGTTGGATGGTCATTTTTTCTCGAATGACCTTTTCAACTCGCAGCAACCCAGTTCTAAATTGATTTTGTAGGAGCTCTCCCACCGGTCGAGCTCGTCGATTTCCCAGGTGGTCAATGTCATCATCATAGCCAACACCGTTCAACAAGTTGAGGAGATAGCGAATGCCCCCAACTACATCGGCTTGACTCAAAATCCGTCCCTTTTCCACCCAAATTTTTTCTATACCATGAACCCTTAGGGTCCTTAAGGCCTCTAAGGTCACCATATCGCCTTTTTTAAGGAGGGTTTCTCCGGTCTCCGGTTGAAGCACATCCTGACTTATCGATCTGCCCTCCAACTCGTCGCCAACCAACTCCAATTCATCTTCGCGTTCAATAAATACTTTTATGACCTGATCTTCGTCGTTATACACTCGTATAAATTCGATATTGTATTCCTGGTTAAGCTCTTCTAAGGTTCGAGCTAATTGCCGACCAATTTTGTCTCCTTTACGAAGGAGAATTTCATATCGGGAAGGATTATTTTCATCGATAGCTGCTTGATTGCGAAGACATTGATGTTCTTCATGGTCAAGAATAATATCCTCAGCTCCAACAAACTCTTCAATTCGGACAATGCGTTCTTCCAATTTTAGTTTATTATTCAGTTTATATCGTCCCACCTCACCAAGGTCATAACGACGGGGATCAAAGAACAAATATCTCATAAAATCTCGAGTATTTTCTTCGGTTGGTGGCTCACTGGGACGAAGTCGCCGGAAAATTTCCATGACCGCTTCTTTGGGGTTTGAAGTTGTTTCTCTTTCCAGGGTGGCTTGGATGTAAGAATGATTATCGAACAGTTCGAGGATTTCCTCGTCGTTTGAAAATCCCAAAGCTCTGATCAAAGTCATAGCATTGATCTTGCGCCTTTTATCGACACGAACAAAGAGAATTTCTCCTGGGTCAATTCCAAATTCTAACCAGGCACCACGGTTGGGAATGATCTTAAAACCATATTCCACTTTTCCAGTTGGTGTCACTTCTTTAGTAAAAAATATCCCTGGAGATCGGATGAGCTGCGTTACTACAACCCGTTCCGCTCCATTCACCACAAAAGTCCCCTTATCAGTCATGAGTGGAATTTCACCCATATATACATCTTGTTCTTTTATTTCATTGGTTTCGCGGTTAATCAATCGAACTCGAGCAAATAATGGGGCAGCATATGTCCGACCTCTATCTTTACATTCACGAACCGAGAATACTGGCCTATCCAAACGATAATCGATAAACTCCAGCATGAGTTTCCCGGTAAAATCCTGTATAGGAAAAATTTCGGTGAAAACTTCTTGCAAACCTTGCCTTTTCCGTTCTTGGGGGGAAATATTCGCTTGTAAAAATAGGTCAAATGACTTTCTTTGTATCTCAATAAAATGGGGAAGTTCGGCAAATGAAGTCACCTTTGAAAATGTCTTTCTCTGAATGTATCCAGAATTCACCCAGCACACCACCTTTGTTGAAAATTAAAAGAAATTACTCTTTAAACTAATCAGTTTTTCATCATCATTAAACTGTGGCGAAACGGTGTAAGTTTAAAATGTGGAATGTATGAAATTCACAATGTACAGGTAAAAAAAATAAGAGGACAAATGGATTGATTTTATCATCGATTGGTAAGATAATAATAACACCCACTTAGTAATAATTTGGAACAAAATAGATTAATTTAGTTCCAAAATGAAAGAACCGACAATTTACTATAATATTTTATTCCTGCTTATCTGTCAAGAGCTTCTTTTAAATTTTTCTAAAATATTTTAAATTCTCCATTCCTTGGTCTACTTTATGAAAGAAGTCAGCTTCCCTTTTTTCTCTCTCCTGGTGAGAGAACTTCATCCTTTTTTTCTTCTCCCCTGGTGAGAAAACTTCATCCTTTTTTTCTTCTCCCCTGTTGGGAGAGCTTCTTTCTTTTCTTTTTTTCCTCTCCCCTGTTGGGAGAGCTTCTTTCTTTTCTTTTTTTCCTCTCCCCTGGTGGGAGAGGATTAAGGTGAGGGGGATGCTTTGGTATTTACATCAAACTTTAATTTTTAAAACCAAACATGAATCAGAGTCCTGACTTTCACCCTCATCCCAACCTTCTTTTATCAAGGTGAAAAGTGGTT
It encodes the following:
- the rpoC gene encoding DNA-directed RNA polymerase subunit beta' gives rise to the protein MIDVNDLGAMQIGLSSPEQIRKWSRGEVKKPETINYRTLKPEKDGLFCEKIFGPTKDWECYCGKYKRIRHKGVVCDRCGVEITRSSVRRARLGHIELAAPVSHIWYFKSIPSKMALLLGVLPKNLEKVLYFASGRKKEDCYKVIEPGSTDLEPETVIRDTEYRIHQKYDPNFKAETAHRITEVHSLPFSVGDELSTKELTRFRTKYKESFTIEELENNRYEVIDVRVFPYQRDEEISESEVYQLREVYGDLFEEEILTDTAEEPCYLVIDPGSTGLKKAQMILETEAKLLPQYDTEFKSGVGAEAVREILRTLDVQTLARSLRKELKEATGQKAKKIIKRLQVVESFCKSGNRPEWMILEVVPVLPPDLRPMVQLDGGRFATSDLNDLYRRVINRNNRLKRLLQLGAPDIIVKNEKRMLQEAVDALFDNGRRGRPVLGPGNRPLKSLSDMLRGKKGRFRQNLLGKRVDYSGRSVIVAGPQLNFDQCGLPKKMALELFKPFIMKGLVDKGHAHNIKSAKRMVEKTRDEVWEVLEEVIAEHPVLLNRAPTLHRLSVQAFQPVLVEGNAIHIHPMVCPAFNADFDGDQMAVHVPLSAEAQAESEILMLSSHNILSPASGRPIAVPTQDMVLGCYYLTLMKKVSKGTILKRYLDMDEALLAFEYKQVDLHEPIFIREVQEKDSNVAMTTIGRVIFNQVLPQGMPYYNDPMTKKKLSDIVDLCFRKFGNQITVETLDRIKRLGFRYATQSGTSIGVVDLEIPEKKFLIIEDATQRVGDTNDHYNEGLITGEEREQSVIDIWTDASNKVAEAILELLDDFNPVNMMAKSGARGSIRQISQLAGMRGLMADPSGRIIEYPIRANFREGLGVLEYFISTHGARKGLADTALRTAKSGYLTRRLVDVSQDMIVREIDCGTDDGIIIGDLKDENDNIIEYFEERVLGRMILNDVYVPGTDQLLLAAGEEINEDVIQKLQEHKIRELKIRSVLTCKARYGVCAKCYGRNLATGKIVDIGESVGILAAQSIGEPGTQLTMRTFHTGGIRIAGEDITQGLPRVEQLFEVRKPKKAAILSDVDGEVEKIETIGNRRKIIVHPDDDEADQSARAYLVPPDIRIKVNENAQVKAGDRLTLGPINPRDILRIKGIREVQSHLVEEIQSVYLSQGVNINDKHIETIVRQIARLNKVMVENSGDTELLSGELVHIEDFEQENSRINEENRLVLEKALSLFEGFTLREPAFDISGEAIVQKGEAIDEEKLRVILSTDCKPFYIVNKDQTPYKMIRGYRSLKAELKDQVSVDDILDQNGTVLVKAGDVISEQKVEHIADLGPVILRTREKSTWDKLKGAILAEDVTDLKTGEVILTANTKVEAHHQDLIEGHNIDRIVIWKNIETFQIKESLIRELREEILGKEVEKDIISPKSGDLIIASGQQISRAVARRLVMDDVKEVKLGDGRFFSIEGRLSELLEREVVGKVAAQDISIEENGSILIKAGQTIDRDGVIKIADDNVEYLLIREADAETETRSLVENLVYLAGTKQVATGRPVVLGITKASLATESFLSASSFQQTTHVLADSAIKGKVDELVGLKENVIIGKIIPAGTGFPEYRKVKLETEEHMEDSSELAFHGDQSVDLRELMNYEEEIDIEEILHPHQNKTEDEEIDEDPEEFGHFESQIDSDKDEEESNFDD
- the rpoB gene encoding DNA-directed RNA polymerase subunit beta, with the translated sequence MNSGYIQRKTFSKVTSFAELPHFIEIQRKSFDLFLQANISPQERKRQGLQEVFTEIFPIQDFTGKLMLEFIDYRLDRPVFSVRECKDRGRTYAAPLFARVRLINRETNEIKEQDVYMGEIPLMTDKGTFVVNGAERVVVTQLIRSPGIFFTKEVTPTGKVEYGFKIIPNRGAWLEFGIDPGEILFVRVDKRRKINAMTLIRALGFSNDEEILELFDNHSYIQATLERETTSNPKEAVMEIFRRLRPSEPPTEENTRDFMRYLFFDPRRYDLGEVGRYKLNNKLKLEERIVRIEEFVGAEDIILDHEEHQCLRNQAAIDENNPSRYEILLRKGDKIGRQLARTLEELNQEYNIEFIRVYNDEDQVIKVFIEREDELELVGDELEGRSISQDVLQPETGETLLKKGDMVTLEALRTLRVHGIEKIWVEKGRILSQADVVGGIRYLLNLLNGVGYDDDIDHLGNRRARPVGELLQNQFRTGLLRVEKVIREKMTIQPDTDSATPQNLINVRPVVAAIKEFLGSSPLSQFMDQINPLSEITHKRRLSALGPGGLSRERAGFEVRDVHYTHYGRMCPIETPEGPNIGLITSLCIYAKINEYGFIVTPYLKVENRHLTDEIRYLSADEEDRYHIAPSDAVIDENGMIRDENVVVRFRSKIVEVESRKVDFIDVSPQQIISASASLIPFLEHNDANRALMGTNMQRQAVPLLVSKPPLIGTGMEYKVAQDSGATVVSRNSGVVKQVDSVFIEIENDDGDIDLYELEKFQRSNQSTCINQKPIVRVGQYVEAGQIIADGPCTSMGEIALGRNVLVAFMPWEGENFEDAILISERLVKEEVFTSVHIEEYEIEARDTKLGPEEITRDIPNLGDDILRNLDDEGIIRVGADVKPGDILVGKVTPKGETELTPEERLLRAIFGEKAREVRDTSLRVPHGEYGKVIDVKVFSRENDDELAPGVNKLVKVFVAQKRKITVGDKMAGRHGNKGVIARILAEEDMPFLPDGTPVDIVLNPLGVPSRMNIGQILETHLGWVANKERMFIASAPFDGAKESEILEALKDVTISQENRYPVFAFDDRISPEFNLLPHGKVILFDGRTGEPFDNEVTVGYIYMMKLAHLVETKIHARSTGPYSLVTQQPLGGKAQFGGQRFGEMEVWALEGYGAAYTLQEILTVKSDDIVGRVKAYEAIVKGQNVLKPSVPESFKVLVKELQSLCLDVKVFDSRKKEISIEQMEDADDDIPGLGVNLQGREKK